From the genome of Vicia villosa cultivar HV-30 ecotype Madison, WI linkage group LG2, Vvil1.0, whole genome shotgun sequence, one region includes:
- the LOC131648140 gene encoding proton pump-interactor 1-like, with product MENKAIDENSGHDSKLVHQFYFVKLWPTVPDSISQIKKEEKVTETMNRDISKITDKIAKKMYEDQHLEHVLKRKYTHSGRRKNKELMDFNMALDELNLRNVKVENGGWFGEKLDKSSLNYLRLHRSKSLSEEKKIMRDIKIQQTDVSPFKSLEVLKETLLCSEWISYKWRFGNLEQMIRENYYSSGRLKLVFEIEQFQIQNKERASLYDSIKKTIKEQIKLLRDDDSLENRRERKGGWTRNKPAGKNLVVTGELYSLRQKLDTKYQKKDEARQRILKLDQLYHEEILHYNKHCSFMNKVHQLAEEKDVAALDEISHSEVGKFMLEWNNNKSFREDYKKKFLQSLERRQLSRDGRRISDKSCISILL from the exons ATGGAGAATAAGGCAATTGATGAAAATTCAGGACATGATTCCAAACTTGTTCATCAATTTTACTTTGTCAAGCTATGGCCAACAGTTCCAGATTCAATCTCTCAAATAAAAAAGGAAGAGAAAGTGACTGAGACAATGAATCGGGACATTTCTAAAATCACAGATAAGATCGCAAAGAAAATG TATGAAGATCAGCATCTTGAACATGTGTTGAAGAGGAAATATACACATAGTGGACGAAGAAAGAACAAGGAACTAATGGATTTTAATATGGCTCTTGATGAATTGAATTTAAGAAATGTTAAAGTAGAAAATGGAGGATGGTTTGGAGAAAAGCTCGATAAAAGT TCTTTGAATTATTTGAGGCTACATAGAAGCAAAAGTTTGAGTGAAGAGAAGAAAATTATGAGGGACATAAAGATTCAACAGACAGATGTTTCTCCATTCAAATCACTAGAAGTACTTAAGGAAAcg TTATTGTGTAGCGAATGGATATCCTATAAATGGAGATTTGGAAACTTGGAGCAGATGATTAGAGAGAATTATTACTCGAGTGGTCGATTGAAGCTCGTATTTGAAATTGAACAATTCCAAATCCAGAATAAGGAGCGCGCTTCCTTATATGATTCCATAAAGAAAACTATTAAAGAACAAATAAAG CTTCTACGTGACGATGATTCTTTGGAAAACAGAAGAGAAAGGAAGGGAGGTTGGACAAGAAATAAACCTGCAGGGAAAAATTTAGTAGTTACTGGAGAGTTGTATTCTTTGAGACAAAAGTTGGATACGAAGTATCAGAAAAAGGATGAAGCACGTCAGAGGATTTTGAAATTAGACCAATTGTATCATGAAGAG ATTCTCCACTATAACAAGCATTGTTCATTTATGAATAAAGTTCATCAGttggctgaagaaaaagatgtagCAGCCCTTGATGAAATATCACACTCAGAG GTTGGGAAGTTTATGTTAGAATGGAACAATAATAAGTCTTTCAGAGAAGATTATAagaagaagtttcttcaatcatTAGAGAGACGACAACTAAGTCGAGACGGACGAAGAATATCTGATAAATCATGCATTAGTATACTTTTATAA
- the LOC131648139 gene encoding uncharacterized protein LOC131648139 gives MRDIKIQQKDISPFKSLEVLKETLLCDRKKLVIEIEQFQIQHKERASKYDSLKKTIKDQIKLLCNDDSLKKRREWMEFGTRNKHNVKELLAINGQLYSLKEKLAEMCKKKEEAHRMLLELSKFYREIHLYNMHCSFMNKVYQLAKEKDVAALDEMSSLEVDM, from the exons ATGAGGGACATAAAGATTCAACAGAAAGATATTTCTCCATTCAAATCACTAGAAGTGCTTAAGGAAACG TTATTGTGTGATCGGAAGAAACTCGTAATTGAAATTGAACAATTCCAAATCCAGCATAAGGAACGAGCTTCCAAGTACGATTCCTTGAAGAAAACTATAAAAGACCAAATCAAG CTTCTATGTAATGATGATTCtttgaaaaaaagaagagaatgGATGGAGTTTGGGACAAGAAATAAACATAATGTGAAAGAATTATTAGCTATAAATGGACAATTGTATTCTTTGAAAGAAAAATTGGCAGAGATGTGTAAGAAAAAGGAAGAAGCACATCGAATGCTGTTAGAATTAAGCAAGTTTTATCGTGAG ATTCACCTCTATAACATGCATTGTTCATTCATGAATAAAGTGTATCAGCTGGCCAAAGAAAAAGATGTAGCAGCCCTTGATGAGATGTCGAGTTTAGAGGTTGATATGTAG